The genomic interval ATGCCGGCCATAGGGTTGACCATGCAGTTGACCGCCAGCTTAGCCCATCGCTCGCCCCAGGTATTTGACGTGGTCTTCGTTATACCGACGGCGGACATCATCTGCGCTAGTTCTTCAAGCCGAGGCGTAACGCGGCCATGCAGCTCGCCGACGGTGATGGCTAGCGCCTCCGGCTCGTTGGTGCGGAGGGCGTTAGCCGGCTCGTACATCGCGCCGCCCAGAGTGAGGATGCAGGACAGGACCCGGGTGTAGCCGGCGATAGGACATATCCAGTCCTCATTTATGCTGTTCTGGGCCGACACTATCGCGCCGTCAGACTTGAGATAAGACAGCACGAACTGGGTGGCCCATTTCGTGTCGTAAGACTTGACACAGATAAAGATCCAGTCGAACCGCGGGTTTAGGGCGCTGACCTCGGAGAGATGTAAGGCCTTGACCGGAATCTGCTGGTCGCCGTGAGTCCCGCTGACCCGGAGGCCCCTCTGCTTCATTGTGTTGACGTTTTCAGGCCACTGGTCTATGAGGGTGACATCGTAGCCGGCCTTGGTGAGGGGCCCGCCAATGGTGCCCCCAATGGCGCCGACGCCTATGACGCCGATTTTTTTAGAGTTTTTCTTAATCTTAAGGGGCATGGGGTGGTGCGCTCCTACGGAGTTAATGCGTGAAGATTGTGGAGGAACACCTGTAGTTTGGCAAGAAGTCAGGTTCGGTAGGAAGCTGTGACCTACTTGCTCAGATGCTTCTCAAAGAAAGCAAAGACCTTCTGCCAGCCGTCCATAGCCGCGTGGTGCCGGTAGTTAGGCGTGTTGTAGTTAAAGAAGGCGTGGGCTGCCCCTGGATAGCTATGGAATTCATAAACCTTGCCGTATTTCTTCATCTCTTTTTCTTGCTGGGCCACGTGGGCCGGGCTGGGACTCTTGTCGTCCTGGCCGAAGAGTCCCAATACTGGACAAGCCAGGTCTTTAGTGTATTCGATGGGCGCGACGGGCATAGCCGCTGTCAACTCCTCCTTCGACATGACCACAAGCCCGCCCCACAGGTCTACGCATGCGCGAAACAGCTTTGAGCGGCATGCCGCCAGGTACGAATGCCGCCCGCCGAAGAGGCCGAGCTTACCATTGATGTAGGGAAGAGATAGAAGGTACCGGCCGCTGCCCTCCACGTCGCCGACGGCCCGGTTATCCGACAGGCCACCCTGAGCTTTGACACGGTCGGCGACCTCCAGCGGGTCGCCGGGGCCGGCGCGGGAGTAAAGGTTAGGACAGATGGCGGCGTAGCCTCGACGGGCCAGCCTGAGAGCGGCTTCTTTCCACCAGTCGTCCCACCCTGCCGGTGGTGAATGACTACGACACCCGGGAAAGGGCCGGGCTCCAGAGGTCGTCCAAGATATGAGGTAACAATGTCGCCGTTATGACCGGGATATTTGACAACCTCAGCGAGGAGGGGGTCGTAGATATCAATTTTAGGCATCAGGCACTTTCCAATACTAACGGCCCTTGCGCTGGATAAACTCTTTGAAGCCTTCTTCCACTGGGAGTCCTTTGTACTGCCCGTGCCGCGCATCAAACTCGGCGTCCCACTGCTGTCTCCATGAGCGGCCCAGACCATCGATAATGAGGGCTT from SAR202 cluster bacterium carries:
- a CDS encoding 2-dehydropantoate 2-reductase — its product is MPLKIKKNSKKIGVIGVGAIGGTIGGPLTKAGYDVTLIDQWPENVNTMKQRGLRVSGTHGDQQIPVKALHLSEVSALNPRFDWIFICVKSYDTKWATQFVLSYLKSDGAIVSAQNSINEDWICPIAGYTRVLSCILTLGGAMYEPANALRTNEPEALAITVGELHGRVTPRLEELAQMMSAVGITKTTSNTWGERWAKLAVNCMVNPMAGITGLSSAEVRRNPATRRILIRAAAEAIRVGQALGITVEPINGIPAQKYLQADSDAAAMEDVETEMAFRSKERGEGLPSMLQDLMKKRRTEIDYLNGYVVEKGKQANVPTPINEAITSLLTRVERQGLKPDISNLRPLERYN